The proteins below are encoded in one region of Metabacillus dongyingensis:
- a CDS encoding PepSY domain-containing protein produces MKRKWVIISVFVIIGVIGIIGIASAMKGDVKVTEAEARNLIEAHYTGTIKKISLTKSNGKDVYHVRLEEKTGLYTLEVDAGTGNIQNLQQVKKEYPEREEKPALSEAEAKKLAEEIYSGNVQGLTLKDKIYSITVLTKTEEIKLEMNADSGKITSEDKSSIEKNTKQVKLTEEQAKKIALAEVNGEIEDIDLEEEDDSVFYEVEIDSGQQEATIQVDAFTGKILSVAIENEED; encoded by the coding sequence ATGAAAAGAAAATGGGTTATTATCAGCGTGTTTGTGATCATTGGGGTCATTGGAATCATCGGGATTGCTTCTGCCATGAAGGGTGACGTGAAGGTAACCGAAGCAGAGGCGCGGAATCTTATTGAGGCGCACTATACGGGAACGATTAAGAAAATATCGTTAACCAAATCAAATGGCAAAGACGTCTATCACGTGCGATTAGAAGAAAAGACGGGACTATACACTCTCGAAGTTGATGCAGGGACAGGGAACATTCAAAACCTGCAGCAGGTGAAGAAGGAATACCCTGAAAGGGAGGAAAAACCTGCACTCTCAGAAGCAGAAGCTAAAAAGCTTGCAGAGGAAATCTACAGCGGGAACGTTCAGGGCCTTACTTTGAAAGATAAGATCTACAGCATAACAGTTCTGACAAAAACAGAAGAAATTAAACTTGAAATGAATGCTGACAGCGGTAAGATTACATCAGAGGACAAAAGCAGCATTGAGAAAAACACAAAGCAGGTAAAACTGACAGAAGAGCAGGCAAAAAAAATCGCATTGGCTGAAGTGAACGGGGAAATAGAAGATATTGATCTAGAAGAAGAGGATGACAGTGTTTTCTATGAAGTCGAAATTGATTCGGGACAGCAGGAAGCAACCATCCAAGTTGACGCGTTTACAGGTAAGATTTTATCAGTAGCCATTGAAAATGAAGAAGA